In a genomic window of Comamonadaceae bacterium OTU4NAUVB1:
- a CDS encoding acyl-CoA thioesterase gives MPSLTLRFLAEPGAAETGGRLSAGTVMKWIDEAGCACASQWAQRRCVAAFVGSIRFQRPIQAGALVEVEARLAYTGRTGMNLSVEVRSGDVAGGEMQTTTECLIVCVAPDAQGRPVPVDAFAPATPGEMALAQRARAYLEAGRSVAGGAAGAVPRGMAGTVASP, from the coding sequence ATGCCCTCCCTCACCCTGCGATTCCTGGCCGAACCCGGCGCCGCCGAGACCGGCGGCAGGCTTTCCGCCGGCACCGTCATGAAGTGGATCGACGAGGCCGGCTGCGCGTGCGCCTCCCAGTGGGCCCAGCGCCGCTGCGTGGCCGCCTTCGTCGGCAGCATCCGCTTCCAGCGCCCGATCCAGGCCGGCGCCCTGGTGGAGGTGGAAGCCCGCCTCGCCTACACCGGCAGGACCGGCATGAACCTCTCCGTGGAGGTGCGCAGCGGCGACGTGGCCGGCGGCGAGATGCAGACCACCACCGAATGCCTGATCGTCTGCGTCGCGCCCGACGCGCAGGGCCGTCCCGTGCCGGTCGACGCCTTCGCGCCCGCCACGCCGGGCGAGATGGCCCTGGCGCAACGGGCGCGGGCGTACCTGGAAGCCGGCCGGAGCGTGGCCGGCGGCGCGGCCGGCGCGGTCCCGCGCGGCATGGCCGGCACGGTGGCGAGCCCCTAG
- a CDS encoding LysR substrate-binding domain-containing protein, producing MTLPRIPPIASLLAFEALARLRSVTQAAAALNVTPSAVSHRIRQLETQLGFKVFAPGDFSLSADGAAYLVRVREALAALQQVPGQAPAARVPPVARLRVAVTPTFSRQLLLPRLALFRHAFPDIELVLQVVIPFHHVTAEEADIELRFGTGPFADRESMHLLSDEVCPVCSPAYLHEVGPLEDFASDEAVARAHLIRTPLEPWRTWFHATGVLRPEPLAGAQFDDLGLVLDAAVAGFGVALMRLRLGQAWLDSGRLVRLSRQSVRSPHDYFLCWRPGTLERWECAAFVDWLRQALKD from the coding sequence ATGACGCTGCCCCGCATACCACCCATCGCCAGCCTGCTCGCCTTCGAGGCACTGGCGCGCCTGCGCAGCGTGACGCAGGCGGCCGCGGCGCTGAACGTCACGCCCAGCGCGGTGAGCCACCGCATCCGCCAGCTGGAGACGCAGCTGGGCTTCAAGGTCTTCGCCCCCGGCGACTTCAGCCTGAGCGCCGACGGCGCGGCCTACCTGGTGCGGGTGCGCGAGGCGCTCGCGGCCCTGCAGCAGGTGCCCGGGCAGGCGCCGGCCGCGCGCGTGCCGCCGGTGGCGCGGCTGCGGGTGGCGGTGACGCCGACCTTCTCGCGCCAGCTGCTGCTGCCGCGCCTGGCCTTGTTCCGCCACGCCTTTCCCGACATCGAGCTGGTGCTGCAGGTGGTCATCCCCTTCCACCACGTGACGGCCGAGGAGGCGGACATCGAATTGCGTTTCGGCACCGGCCCGTTCGCCGACCGCGAGTCGATGCACCTGCTCTCCGACGAGGTGTGCCCGGTGTGCAGTCCCGCCTACCTGCACGAGGTCGGCCCGCTGGAGGACTTCGCGAGCGACGAGGCGGTGGCGCGCGCGCACCTCATCCGCACGCCGCTGGAGCCGTGGCGCACCTGGTTCCACGCCACCGGGGTCCTGCGGCCCGAGCCCCTCGCGGGCGCGCAGTTCGACGACCTGGGGCTGGTGCTGGACGCCGCCGTGGCCGGCTTCGGGGTCGCGCTGATGCGCCTGCGCCTGGGCCAGGCTTGGCTCGACAGCGGCCGGCTGGTGCGGCTGTCGCGTCAGAGCGTGCGGTCGCCGCACGACTACTTCCTGTGCTGGCGCCCGGGCACGCTGGAGCGCTGGGAATGCGCCGCCTTCGTCGACTGGCTTCGCCAGGCCCTGAAGGACTGA
- the fahA gene encoding fumarylacetoacetase, with translation MTIPSDTSLGIALDATHDARLRSWVASANADGGDFPIQNLPFGRFHTAADATPRIGVAIGEHILDLRAAGLVDHVDMNALMAATPAQRAALRARLSQGLAEGSDRRSAWEACLVAQADATLHVPCRIGDYTDFYTSVHHATTVGKQFRPDNPLLPNYKWVPIGYHGRASSIIPSGQAFRRPKGQTKPADAEVPTLGPSRRLDCELELGWLVGPGNALGEPIALDDAERHLFGVTLFNDWSARDIQGWEYQPLGPFLSKNFASTISPWVVTMEALAPFRTAFERPALDPQPLPYLDASANREHGAFSIALEVLLQTERMRAAGEAPVRLSATDMARAAYWTPAQLVSHHTVNGCNLQPGDLMGSGTLSGPGEGEAGSLMELTGGGKRPLLLPNGEQRTFLEDGDTLVLRGWCEREGAVRIGLGEARGTVLPPA, from the coding sequence ATGACCATCCCTTCCGACACCTCCCTCGGCATCGCCCTCGACGCCACCCACGATGCCCGGCTGCGCAGCTGGGTCGCCTCGGCCAATGCGGACGGCGGCGATTTCCCGATCCAGAACCTCCCGTTCGGCCGCTTCCACACCGCCGCCGACGCGACCCCGCGCATCGGCGTGGCGATCGGCGAGCACATCCTCGACCTGCGCGCGGCCGGACTGGTCGACCACGTCGACATGAACGCGCTGATGGCCGCGACGCCGGCGCAACGCGCGGCGCTGCGCGCGCGCCTCTCGCAGGGCCTGGCCGAGGGCAGCGACCGGCGGTCGGCCTGGGAAGCCTGCCTGGTCGCGCAGGCCGACGCGACGCTGCACGTGCCCTGCCGCATCGGCGACTACACGGACTTCTACACCAGCGTCCATCACGCGACCACCGTGGGCAAGCAGTTCCGCCCGGACAACCCGCTGCTGCCCAACTACAAGTGGGTGCCCATCGGCTACCACGGCCGTGCCTCGTCGATCATTCCGAGCGGCCAGGCGTTCCGGCGCCCCAAGGGCCAGACCAAGCCGGCGGACGCCGAGGTGCCCACGCTCGGTCCGTCCCGGCGGCTGGACTGCGAACTCGAACTCGGCTGGCTGGTCGGCCCCGGCAACGCGCTGGGCGAGCCGATCGCGCTGGACGACGCCGAACGTCACCTGTTCGGCGTGACGCTGTTCAACGACTGGTCGGCGCGCGACATCCAGGGCTGGGAATACCAGCCGCTCGGACCGTTCCTGTCGAAGAACTTCGCCAGCACCATCTCGCCCTGGGTGGTGACGATGGAGGCGCTGGCGCCGTTCCGCACCGCGTTCGAGCGTCCGGCGCTCGACCCGCAACCGCTGCCCTACCTCGACGCGTCGGCCAACCGCGAGCACGGCGCCTTCTCGATCGCCCTGGAGGTGCTGCTGCAGACCGAACGCATGCGCGCGGCCGGCGAGGCGCCGGTGCGCCTGTCGGCCACCGACATGGCGCGCGCGGCCTACTGGACGCCGGCCCAGCTGGTCTCCCACCACACGGTCAACGGCTGCAACCTGCAGCCGGGCGACCTGATGGGTTCGGGCACGCTGTCGGGCCCCGGCGAGGGCGAGGCGGGTTCGCTGATGGAACTGACCGGCGGTGGCAAACGGCCCCTGCTGCTGCCCAACGGCGAGCAGCGCACCTTCCTGGAGGACGGCGACACGCTGGTCCTGCGCGGCTGGTGCGAGCGCGAGGGCGCCGTGCGCATCGGCCTGGGCGAGGCCCGGGGCACGGTGCTGCCGCCCGCCTGA
- a CDS encoding NAD-dependent epimerase/dehydratase family protein, with the protein MKLLITGGGGFVGARLARTLLARGTLAGSTIERLVLTDIAPPPADLLADARVEARTGALLTQVDALRTEPFDGVFHLASAVSGECEADFELGLRSNLDSTRALLDALRARVEAGGAVARLVFSSSVAVFGPDASMPLPALVGDDTLPAPQTSYGTQKLICEHLVADYTRKGYIDGRAARLMTVTVRPGRPNGAASSFFSGIIREPLAGVESVCPVSPDVSHPMSSPAHTVDGLIAVYEASREAFGGRLAMNLPALNVRVSDMLDALEAVAGPEVRARVRFERDERIAGIVANWPGGATAERAKRLGLAPHENFADIVRQYIDDCAARPDAAQTLKGMTR; encoded by the coding sequence ATGAAACTGCTCATCACCGGCGGCGGCGGCTTCGTCGGCGCCCGCCTCGCCCGCACGCTGCTCGCGCGCGGCACCCTGGCCGGATCGACCATCGAACGCCTCGTGCTGACCGACATCGCCCCGCCCCCGGCCGACCTGCTGGCCGATGCGCGCGTGGAGGCCCGCACGGGCGCGCTGCTGACCCAGGTCGACGCCCTACGCACCGAACCCTTCGACGGCGTGTTCCACCTCGCCTCGGCCGTCTCGGGCGAATGCGAGGCCGACTTCGAGCTCGGCCTGCGCTCCAACCTCGACAGCACGCGCGCCCTGCTCGACGCCCTGCGCGCCCGGGTCGAGGCCGGCGGGGCGGTGGCGCGGCTGGTGTTCTCCAGCTCGGTGGCCGTCTTCGGCCCCGACGCGTCGATGCCGCTGCCCGCGCTGGTGGGCGACGACACCCTGCCCGCGCCGCAGACCTCCTACGGCACGCAGAAGCTGATCTGCGAGCACCTGGTGGCCGACTACACCCGCAAGGGCTACATCGACGGCCGCGCCGCGCGCCTCATGACCGTCACGGTGCGCCCGGGCCGGCCCAACGGCGCCGCCTCGTCGTTCTTCAGCGGCATCATCCGCGAGCCGCTGGCGGGGGTCGAATCGGTCTGTCCGGTGTCGCCGGACGTCTCGCACCCGATGTCCTCGCCGGCGCACACGGTCGACGGGCTGATCGCCGTCTACGAGGCCTCGCGCGAGGCCTTCGGCGGCCGGCTGGCCATGAACCTGCCCGCGCTCAACGTGCGTGTGAGCGACATGCTCGACGCGCTGGAGGCCGTCGCCGGCCCCGAGGTGCGCGCGCGCGTGCGCTTCGAGCGCGACGAGCGCATCGCCGGCATCGTCGCCAACTGGCCCGGCGGCGCCACGGCCGAGCGCGCGAAGCGCCTGGGCCTCGCGCCACACGAGAATTTCGCCGACATCGTCCGGCAGTACATCGACGACTGCGCCGCGCGGCCCGACGCCGCGCAGACCCTGAAAGGAATGACCCGATGA
- a CDS encoding alpha-hydroxy-acid oxidizing protein gives MTVITTIEDLRVLAERRVPRMFYDYADSGSWTEGTYHANTDDFKKIKLRQRVAVNMEGRSLATTMVGQTAKMPVAIAPVGLTGMQHADGEIHAARAAEKFGIPFTLSTMSICSIEDIAQNTTAPFWFQLYMMRDREAMARMIERARAAKCSALVLTLDLQVIGQRHKDLKNGLTAPPRPTLRNIVNLATKPGWCLGMLGTRRHTFRNLVGHVKGVSDMRSLSAWTNEQFDPTLSWADVAWVKQQWGGKLILKGIMVPEDALLAVDAGADAIVVSNHGGRQLDGAPSSIEALPPIVEAVGDRTEVWMDGGIRSGQDVLKAWALGARGTMIGRAMAYGLGAMGEAGVTKALQLIHKELDVTMAFCGHVDIRNVDRSILLAGTYPT, from the coding sequence ATGACCGTCATCACCACCATCGAGGACCTGCGCGTCCTCGCCGAGCGCCGCGTGCCGCGCATGTTCTACGACTACGCCGACTCCGGCTCGTGGACCGAGGGCACCTACCACGCCAACACCGACGACTTCAAGAAGATCAAGCTGCGCCAGCGCGTGGCCGTGAACATGGAGGGCCGCTCGCTGGCCACCACCATGGTCGGGCAGACCGCGAAGATGCCCGTGGCCATCGCGCCGGTGGGCCTCACCGGCATGCAGCACGCCGACGGCGAGATCCACGCGGCGCGGGCGGCGGAGAAGTTCGGCATCCCGTTCACGCTCTCGACGATGAGCATCTGCTCGATCGAGGACATCGCGCAGAACACCACGGCGCCGTTCTGGTTCCAGCTCTACATGATGCGCGACCGCGAGGCCATGGCCCGCATGATCGAGCGTGCCCGCGCCGCGAAGTGCAGCGCCCTGGTGCTCACGCTCGACCTGCAGGTGATCGGCCAGCGCCACAAGGACCTGAAGAACGGCCTGACCGCGCCGCCGCGTCCGACGCTGCGCAACATCGTCAACCTCGCGACCAAGCCCGGCTGGTGCCTGGGCATGCTGGGCACCAGGCGCCACACGTTCCGCAACCTGGTGGGCCACGTCAAGGGCGTGAGCGACATGCGCTCGCTCTCGGCCTGGACCAACGAGCAGTTCGACCCGACGCTGTCGTGGGCGGACGTGGCATGGGTGAAGCAGCAGTGGGGCGGCAAGCTGATCCTCAAGGGGATCATGGTGCCCGAGGACGCGCTGCTGGCCGTGGACGCGGGCGCCGACGCCATCGTGGTGAGCAACCACGGCGGGCGCCAGCTCGACGGCGCGCCCTCGAGCATCGAGGCGCTGCCCCCGATCGTCGAGGCGGTGGGCGACCGCACCGAGGTCTGGATGGACGGCGGCATCCGCAGCGGCCAGGACGTGCTCAAGGCCTGGGCGCTGGGCGCGCGCGGCACGATGATCGGCCGCGCGATGGCCTACGGCCTGGGCGCGATGGGCGAGGCCGGCGTGACCAAGGCGCTGCAGCTCATCCACAAGGAGCTCGACGTGACGATGGCCTTCTGCGGCCACGTCGACATCCGCAACGTCGACCGCTCGATCCTGCTGGCGGGGACCTACCCCACCTGA
- a CDS encoding dihydroxy-acid dehydratase family protein, which yields MTDSEAALNTGEGTELSPKAEPAPARTSPQRLRSQSWFDNPDNADMTALYIERTMNFGLSFDELQSGRPIIGIAQTGSDIAPCNRHHIVLAERVREGIRDAGGIAFEFPIHPIQETCKRPTASLDRNLQYLSLVEVLYGYPIDGVVLTTGCDKTTPAQLMAAATVDIPAIALNSGPMLNGWYKGERTGSGTIVWKARELMAAGTIGYQEFLKLVASSAPSTGHCNTMGTASTMNALAEALGMTLPGSAAIPAPYRDRQEMAYMTGRRIVEMVREDLRPSAILTRAAFENAIAVNSAIGGSTNAPIHLNAIAKHIGVALDNDDWEAHGYDVPLLVNLQPAGKYLGEDFYRAGGVPAVVAELIAQGRIQAALTANGKTMVENCENRFTDDREVIFAYDAPLKADAGFLHFKGNLFDSAIMKTSVITPEFRERYLADPADPMAFEGTAAVFDGPEDYHRRIDDPAMALDEHSVLFMRGVGPVGYPGAAEVVNMRAPDYLIRRGVLALACIGDGRQSGTSGSPSILNASPEAATGGNLALLRTGDRVRIDLNKRSADMLVDEEELRRRRAELDAAGGYQYPPSQTPWQDIQRAIVGELSEGMVLKPAVKYQRIDATFGVPRDNH from the coding sequence ATGACCGATTCCGAAGCCGCCCTGAACACCGGCGAAGGCACCGAACTCAGCCCCAAGGCCGAACCCGCGCCGGCGCGCACCAGCCCGCAGCGGCTGCGTTCGCAGTCGTGGTTCGACAACCCCGACAACGCCGACATGACCGCGCTCTACATCGAGCGCACCATGAACTTCGGCCTGAGCTTCGACGAACTGCAGTCGGGCCGCCCGATCATCGGCATCGCCCAGACCGGCTCGGACATCGCGCCGTGCAACCGCCACCACATCGTGCTGGCCGAGCGCGTGCGCGAGGGCATCCGCGACGCCGGCGGCATCGCCTTCGAGTTCCCGATCCACCCGATCCAGGAGACCTGCAAGCGCCCCACCGCCTCGCTCGACCGCAACCTGCAGTACCTGTCGCTGGTCGAGGTGCTCTACGGCTACCCGATCGACGGCGTGGTCCTCACCACCGGCTGCGACAAGACCACGCCGGCGCAGCTCATGGCCGCCGCCACGGTGGACATTCCGGCCATCGCGCTGAATTCCGGCCCGATGCTCAACGGCTGGTACAAGGGCGAGCGCACCGGCTCGGGCACCATCGTCTGGAAGGCGCGCGAGCTGATGGCCGCCGGCACCATCGGCTACCAGGAGTTCCTGAAGCTGGTGGCCTCCTCGGCGCCCTCGACCGGCCACTGCAACACCATGGGCACGGCCTCCACCATGAACGCGCTGGCCGAAGCCCTGGGCATGACGCTGCCGGGCAGCGCCGCCATCCCGGCGCCCTACCGCGACCGCCAGGAGATGGCCTACATGACCGGCCGGCGCATCGTCGAGATGGTGCGCGAGGACCTGCGGCCCTCGGCCATCCTCACGCGCGCGGCGTTCGAGAACGCCATCGCCGTGAACTCGGCCATCGGCGGCTCCACCAACGCGCCGATCCACCTGAACGCCATCGCCAAGCACATCGGCGTCGCGCTGGACAACGACGACTGGGAGGCGCACGGCTACGACGTGCCGCTGCTGGTCAACCTGCAGCCCGCGGGCAAGTACCTGGGCGAGGATTTCTACCGTGCCGGCGGGGTGCCGGCGGTGGTGGCCGAGCTCATCGCGCAGGGCCGCATCCAGGCCGCGCTGACGGCCAACGGCAAGACGATGGTGGAGAACTGCGAGAACCGCTTCACCGACGACCGCGAGGTCATCTTCGCCTACGACGCGCCCCTGAAGGCCGACGCCGGCTTCCTGCACTTCAAGGGCAACCTGTTCGACTCGGCCATCATGAAGACCAGCGTGATCACGCCGGAATTCCGCGAACGCTATCTGGCCGACCCCGCCGATCCGATGGCCTTCGAGGGCACGGCCGCCGTCTTCGACGGCCCCGAGGACTACCACCGCCGCATCGACGACCCGGCGATGGCATTGGACGAGCACAGCGTGCTGTTCATGCGCGGCGTCGGCCCGGTGGGCTACCCCGGCGCGGCCGAGGTGGTGAACATGCGCGCGCCCGACTACCTGATCAGGCGCGGCGTGCTGGCGCTGGCGTGCATCGGCGACGGCCGCCAGTCGGGCACCTCCGGCTCGCCCTCGATCCTCAACGCCTCGCCCGAGGCCGCCACCGGCGGCAACCTGGCCTTGCTGCGCACCGGCGACCGCGTGCGCATCGACCTGAACAAGCGCAGCGCCGACATGCTGGTCGACGAGGAGGAACTGCGCCGCCGCCGCGCCGAACTCGACGCCGCCGGCGGCTACCAGTACCCGCCGAGCCAGACGCCCTGGCAGGACATCCAGCGCGCCATCGTCGGCGAGCTGTCCGAGGGCATGGTGCTCAAGCCGGCGGTGAAGTACCAGCGCATCGACGCGACCTTCGGCGTGCCGCGGGACAACCACTGA
- a CDS encoding ABC transporter ATP-binding protein/permease, producing the protein MTAWRQFLAVAKPYWQGDQRKRAWSLIALLVALMLLETQLAVMLNDKTGELTSALAGREADRFWSAVRACLAVLAVAVPVYAFYYYMRDAFSNGWRRWLTARFLDGYLGSRRYYEIGASGDVDNPDQRISEDINTFTGRSIHFMLIFIGSLMQLVAFSAVLWSISHVLVGFLVLYALAGTVGALYLFGAPLIRLNFWQLRREADFRFGLIRLRENAESIAFYRGESQERTEIDARFGQVFVNYARLIKKQRSLNLFQRAFSQLTLVLPSIILANDVLSGELEVGRAVQAAGAFAAVLGAVSLIVDNFESLSRFVAGIDRLHTLSQRVFGGPVPHTGHVATPTASSTKAARRQIVPGAENVAVEGATSADAPGPRIQVEIGDQLTLAALTLYTPQFGRLLVEDLSLSLAPGDGLLISGPSGCGKSSLLRAIAGLWRTGSGTVRHPPPQDVFFLPQRPYMQTGSLRSQLLYPGGGDTPPDDERLLAILGEVQMPELAKRVGGLDAAHDWEKLLSMGEQQRLAFARVMVRQPRLVILDEATSALDSANEGVLYRRLRDAGMTVISIAHRPAVLRYHSHVLRLKGGGAWELLRAEDYTFDD; encoded by the coding sequence ATGACCGCCTGGCGACAGTTCCTCGCCGTCGCCAAGCCCTACTGGCAGGGCGATCAGCGCAAGCGGGCCTGGTCGCTGATCGCGCTGCTGGTCGCGCTGATGCTGCTGGAGACGCAACTGGCGGTGATGCTCAACGACAAGACCGGCGAGCTGACCTCGGCGCTGGCCGGACGCGAGGCCGACCGCTTCTGGAGCGCGGTGCGCGCCTGCCTGGCGGTGCTGGCCGTCGCGGTGCCGGTCTACGCGTTCTACTACTACATGCGCGACGCCTTCTCCAACGGCTGGCGGCGCTGGCTGACGGCGCGTTTCCTCGACGGCTACCTCGGCAGCCGGCGCTACTACGAGATCGGCGCCAGTGGCGACGTCGACAACCCCGACCAGCGCATCAGCGAGGACATCAACACCTTCACCGGTCGCTCGATCCACTTCATGCTGATCTTCATCGGCTCGCTGATGCAGCTGGTGGCTTTCAGCGCCGTGCTGTGGTCGATCTCGCACGTGCTGGTGGGCTTCCTGGTGCTGTACGCGCTGGCGGGCACGGTCGGGGCGCTCTACCTCTTCGGGGCGCCGCTGATCCGTCTGAACTTCTGGCAGCTGCGGCGCGAGGCGGATTTCCGCTTCGGGCTGATCCGCCTGCGCGAGAACGCCGAATCGATCGCCTTCTACCGGGGCGAGTCGCAGGAGCGCACCGAGATCGACGCGCGCTTCGGCCAGGTGTTCGTCAACTACGCGCGGCTGATCAAGAAACAGCGCTCGCTCAACCTGTTCCAGCGCGCCTTCAGCCAGCTCACCCTGGTGCTGCCGAGCATCATCCTGGCCAACGACGTGCTCTCGGGCGAACTGGAGGTCGGCCGCGCGGTGCAGGCGGCCGGGGCGTTCGCGGCGGTGCTGGGCGCGGTCTCGCTGATCGTGGACAACTTCGAGAGCCTGAGCCGCTTCGTCGCCGGCATCGACCGCCTGCACACGCTGTCCCAGCGCGTCTTCGGCGGGCCGGTGCCGCACACCGGCCACGTGGCGACGCCGACGGCCTCCAGCACCAAGGCGGCGCGGCGGCAGATCGTCCCGGGCGCGGAGAACGTCGCCGTCGAGGGCGCCACGTCGGCCGACGCGCCGGGGCCGCGCATCCAGGTCGAGATCGGCGACCAGCTCACGCTGGCCGCGCTGACGCTCTACACGCCGCAGTTCGGCCGCCTCCTGGTGGAGGACCTGAGCCTGTCGCTCGCGCCGGGCGACGGCCTGCTGATCAGCGGGCCGAGCGGTTGCGGCAAGAGTTCGCTGCTGCGCGCCATCGCCGGGCTGTGGCGCACCGGCAGCGGCACGGTGCGCCATCCGCCACCGCAGGACGTGTTCTTCCTGCCGCAGCGGCCCTACATGCAGACGGGCTCGCTGCGCAGCCAGCTGCTCTATCCCGGCGGCGGCGACACGCCCCCCGACGACGAACGGCTGCTGGCGATCCTCGGCGAGGTGCAGATGCCCGAGCTGGCCAAGCGCGTGGGCGGCCTGGACGCGGCGCACGACTGGGAGAAGCTGCTGTCGATGGGCGAGCAGCAGCGCCTGGCCTTCGCCCGCGTGATGGTGCGCCAGCCCCGGCTGGTGATCCTGGACGAGGCCACCAGCGCGCTCGACAGCGCCAACGAGGGGGTGCTCTACCGGCGCCTGCGCGACGCCGGCATGACGGTGATCAGCATCGCCCACCGCCCGGCGGTGCTGCGCTACCACTCCCACGTCCTGCGCCTGAAGGGCGGCGGTGCCTGGGAGCTGCTGCGCGCCGAGGACTACACCTTCGACGACTGA
- a CDS encoding L-lactate permease, translating into MVWQQIYNPFGNMIISTALAAIPVIVMLGALGFFHIKAHIAAGMGLVAALIVAVFAYGMPVDMAGRAALLGGFTGLLPIGWIVLNIIFLHQLTEQNGSFKVLQDSLSGITEDRRIQLLLIAFCFGAFFEGAAGFGTPVAVTAAILIGLGFSPLAASGLSLIANTAPVAFGALGTPVITLAQVHGYDLQQVTAMIGRQLPFFSLLVPFWLIWAFAGWKGMKEIWPAILVAGATFAIPQYLVSNFMGPELVDIIAAIVSMACLVGFLRVWQPKKVWTSPALRGRDISASEAKPPQPVVRHSREALIAAWTPWAILSMFVFIWGLPPVKAWLNGVFAPKFPIAGLHNLVMKVPPVVPTPHPESAIYTLNLLSATGTGILLAALVSALIMKYKPFEILRTFFRTVWLVKFSLLTIVLMLALGTLTRFSGTDTTLGLAFANTGVFYPFFGTLMGWIGVALTGSDTASNVLFGGMQKVAAEQLGLSPNLMGAANSSGGVMGKMIDAQSIVVASTATRWFDHEGDILRYVFFHSIALACLVGLYVTMQAYVWPFTLMVVR; encoded by the coding sequence ATGGTCTGGCAGCAGATATACAACCCGTTCGGCAACATGATCATCTCGACCGCGCTGGCGGCGATTCCCGTGATCGTGATGCTCGGCGCCCTGGGGTTCTTCCACATCAAGGCGCACATCGCCGCCGGGATGGGGCTGGTGGCGGCGCTGATCGTGGCCGTCTTCGCCTACGGCATGCCGGTGGACATGGCCGGGCGCGCGGCGCTGCTGGGCGGCTTCACGGGGCTGCTGCCGATCGGCTGGATCGTGCTGAACATCATCTTCCTGCACCAGCTGACCGAGCAGAACGGCAGCTTCAAGGTGCTGCAGGACTCGCTCTCGGGCATCACCGAGGACCGGCGCATCCAGCTGCTGCTGATCGCGTTCTGCTTCGGCGCCTTCTTCGAGGGCGCGGCGGGCTTCGGCACGCCGGTGGCGGTGACGGCGGCGATCCTGATCGGGCTGGGCTTCTCGCCGCTGGCGGCCTCGGGCCTGTCGCTGATCGCGAACACGGCGCCGGTGGCCTTCGGCGCGCTGGGCACGCCGGTGATCACGCTGGCCCAGGTGCACGGCTACGACCTGCAGCAGGTGACCGCCATGATCGGCCGCCAGCTGCCGTTCTTCTCGCTGCTGGTGCCGTTCTGGCTGATCTGGGCCTTCGCCGGCTGGAAGGGCATGAAGGAGATCTGGCCCGCCATCCTGGTGGCCGGCGCGACGTTCGCGATCCCGCAGTACCTGGTGTCGAACTTCATGGGCCCGGAGCTGGTGGACATCATCGCGGCCATCGTCTCGATGGCGTGCCTGGTCGGCTTCCTGCGCGTGTGGCAGCCGAAGAAGGTCTGGACCTCGCCGGCCCTGCGCGGGCGCGACATCAGCGCTTCGGAAGCCAAGCCGCCGCAGCCCGTGGTGCGCCACTCGCGCGAGGCGCTTATCGCCGCCTGGACGCCCTGGGCCATCCTGTCGATGTTCGTGTTCATCTGGGGCCTGCCGCCCGTGAAGGCCTGGCTCAACGGCGTCTTCGCGCCGAAGTTCCCGATCGCCGGCCTGCACAACCTGGTCATGAAGGTGCCCCCGGTGGTGCCCACGCCGCATCCCGAGTCCGCCATCTACACGCTCAACCTGCTCTCGGCCACCGGCACCGGCATCCTGCTGGCGGCGCTCGTGAGCGCGCTGATCATGAAGTACAAGCCCTTCGAGATCCTGCGCACGTTCTTCCGCACGGTGTGGCTGGTGAAGTTCTCGTTGCTGACCATCGTGCTGATGCTGGCGCTGGGCACGCTCACGCGCTTCTCCGGCACCGACACGACGCTGGGCCTGGCCTTCGCCAACACCGGCGTGTTCTACCCGTTCTTCGGCACGCTGATGGGCTGGATCGGCGTCGCGCTGACCGGCTCGGACACGGCGTCCAACGTGCTGTTCGGCGGCATGCAGAAGGTCGCGGCCGAGCAGCTGGGCCTGTCGCCCAACCTGATGGGCGCGGCCAACAGCTCGGGCGGCGTGATGGGCAAGATGATCGACGCGCAGTCGATCGTCGTGGCCTCCACCGCCACGCGCTGGTTCGACCACGAAGGCGACATCCTGCGCTACGTGTTCTTCCACTCCATCGCCCTGGCCTGCCTGGTGGGCCTCTACGTGACGATGCAGGCCTACGTCTGGCCCTTCACCCTGATGGTGGTGCGCTGA